Proteins encoded within one genomic window of Haematospirillum jordaniae:
- a CDS encoding ArnT family glycosyltransferase, with amino-acid sequence MQALLSGIRPWVTLTLLCCALYLPSMATLPVMDRDEARFVQATRQMAESNDYIVVRFQDELRAKKPVGIYWLQAAAVNLFSHPADTAAWPYRVPSFVAALATVLLVFRFGSSLFDRRTGFVGALVMASSLLLFSESHLAKTDAVLLALTTAVMGGMGMVYMQSCGGKAAPSWVSPALWLAMGAAILVKGPVTPMIAILASMTLCLADRKASWLHGLRPVMGVVLSIAMVAPWMAAVSAETEGTFITRAIQEDLIPKLLGGQESHGAPPGYYLLLVGITLWPGSLFLWPAVWRSWKERALPGLRFLLAWTIPAWLVMELIPTKLPHYTLPLYPPLALMIATTVLAVRDSTRVDLSRLAPMLWYGVWSLLGLGLAGAAIALPIYLEGELLLWSLLPAVALGGVMALVWRSIMRQHFLPALVFAMAGAAVAFTLIMNTVLPNLKSLWISQEIASAIDRYAPGKRLAAAGYHEPSLVFLCGTETLLQDGAGAAHSLMQGTAGAAAIEEKELPAFLSVASRQPDIQEATTISGLNYSRGKPVVLHIFIKGKIPE; translated from the coding sequence GTGCAAGCCCTGCTTTCCGGTATCCGGCCTTGGGTTACTCTGACCCTGCTGTGCTGCGCCCTGTATCTGCCAAGTATGGCAACGCTTCCGGTCATGGACCGTGACGAGGCGCGTTTTGTGCAGGCCACGCGGCAAATGGCCGAAAGCAACGACTATATTGTTGTTCGATTTCAAGATGAGCTGCGAGCCAAGAAGCCTGTCGGGATCTATTGGTTACAAGCGGCTGCAGTCAACCTGTTCAGCCATCCAGCTGATACCGCTGCGTGGCCGTATCGTGTTCCATCGTTCGTCGCTGCACTGGCCACAGTGCTTCTGGTATTCCGATTTGGCAGCTCTCTATTTGACCGGCGCACCGGCTTTGTCGGCGCCTTGGTCATGGCAAGCTCTTTGCTCCTGTTCAGCGAAAGCCACTTGGCCAAAACAGATGCCGTCCTTCTTGCCCTAACCACCGCCGTCATGGGTGGGATGGGAATGGTTTACATGCAGTCCTGTGGAGGGAAAGCCGCTCCGTCATGGGTCTCTCCAGCTCTATGGCTTGCCATGGGTGCGGCCATTCTGGTCAAGGGGCCCGTCACGCCCATGATTGCTATTCTGGCGTCTATGACCTTGTGCCTGGCAGATCGCAAGGCATCATGGCTGCATGGTCTGCGCCCCGTGATGGGAGTGGTGCTCAGCATCGCCATGGTTGCCCCGTGGATGGCAGCCGTCTCGGCAGAAACGGAAGGTACCTTTATAACCCGTGCCATACAGGAAGACCTGATTCCCAAACTGCTTGGCGGGCAGGAAAGCCATGGTGCCCCGCCCGGATATTACCTGCTTCTGGTCGGGATAACTCTCTGGCCGGGTTCCTTGTTTCTGTGGCCTGCGGTGTGGCGTTCATGGAAAGAACGTGCCCTGCCCGGGCTACGTTTTCTCCTCGCTTGGACTATCCCTGCTTGGCTGGTCATGGAGCTAATTCCAACCAAGCTGCCTCACTACACGCTGCCACTGTACCCGCCTCTGGCCTTGATGATTGCCACAACGGTTCTGGCCGTTCGCGACTCAACCCGCGTCGATTTATCACGGCTTGCCCCCATGCTGTGGTACGGCGTCTGGAGTCTGCTGGGCCTTGGGCTTGCTGGAGCAGCGATTGCCCTGCCCATATACCTTGAGGGTGAGCTTCTCTTATGGTCGCTCCTGCCTGCTGTCGCATTGGGCGGGGTTATGGCGTTGGTGTGGCGCAGTATCATGCGCCAGCACTTTCTTCCCGCGCTTGTTTTTGCCATGGCGGGAGCTGCCGTAGCCTTTACTCTTATCATGAACACTGTCCTTCCCAACCTGAAAAGCCTGTGGATCAGCCAAGAGATTGCATCTGCCATTGATCGTTATGCACCGGGCAAACGCCTTGCTGCCGCTGGCTATCATGAGCCCAGCCTTGTCTTCCTGTGCGGAACCGAAACCCTGTTACAGGATGGAGCGGGTGCAGCCCACTCCCTGATGCAGGGGACAGCAGGCGCTGCTGCCATAGAAGAAAAAGAGCTTCCTGCTTTTCTGTCTGTAGCATCCCGTCAGCCCGATATACAGGAAGCAACCACCATCAGCGGCCTGAATTACTCACGCGGGAAGCCTGTTGTGCTTCATATCTTTATTAAAGGGAAAATACCGGAATGA
- a CDS encoding phosphatase PAP2 family protein — protein MKGHGPARSWLAWVHSMPCTAALLGAFILSLLLQWTIDRPLAFFMRDIRDTPTGHFFAFVTEIGLGWPWYIGFLLAVLVCMSASKLALTMDSYDVWRARTRRFSFALTALVASGLAVTLLKQVFGRYRPKMLFAEDLYGFAPFSGNTSFPSGHAQVIFASMAALWFLFPRWRLVWGATACLVGFSRVVVTAHYLSDIVMGGTLAIVVTIGVHRWFEQNRQRL, from the coding sequence ATGAAAGGTCATGGTCCCGCACGCTCATGGCTGGCGTGGGTGCACAGCATGCCGTGCACAGCCGCGTTGCTTGGCGCCTTTATCCTGTCCCTGCTTTTGCAGTGGACCATTGACCGACCCTTGGCCTTCTTTATGCGTGACATACGGGATACACCCACGGGGCACTTCTTTGCCTTTGTCACGGAAATTGGGCTCGGGTGGCCCTGGTATATCGGGTTCCTTCTGGCCGTTCTGGTTTGTATGTCAGCATCGAAGCTGGCCCTGACCATGGACAGCTATGATGTATGGCGGGCCCGGACACGCCGCTTCAGTTTTGCACTGACAGCACTGGTGGCATCCGGACTCGCTGTCACCCTTCTCAAACAAGTTTTTGGCCGCTATCGTCCGAAAATGCTGTTTGCCGAGGATCTGTACGGCTTTGCACCGTTCTCGGGAAATACGTCCTTCCCCTCCGGTCATGCGCAGGTGATTTTTGCTTCCATGGCCGCCCTGTGGTTCCTGTTTCCACGCTGGCGGCTTGTATGGGGGGCAACAGCCTGCCTGGTCGGTTTCTCTCGCGTTGTCGTGACCGCTCACTATCTTTCCGACATTGTCATGGGAGGAACCTTGGCCATTGTCGTAACCATAGGCGTACACCGCTGGTTCGAACAGAATAGACAACGCCTCTGA
- a CDS encoding L-lactate dehydrogenase — MKVGIIGAGMVGSAAAYALVMRGDASEIVLVDHNARMAEAQAQDILHATPFAHAARVRAGSWSDLAGAGVVIITAGVTQKPTETRLELLERNTAVFADIIPAILNVVPDPVLLIATNPVDVMTEVAWRLSGLPRDRVIGSGTILDSARFRALLGEHLGICSRSIHAWVLGEHGDSEVLCWSSASAGSVPLADVAQQVGRPLSEDVRQRIDGGVRRAAYRIIEGKGATWFGIGGGLARIIQAIRADEDAILTVSRVEDSVEGIGPVALSLPRLVGAKGIAGTLMPKLDDVERAELRNSAAVLVQASGRTP; from the coding sequence ATGAAGGTCGGAATCATCGGCGCCGGGATGGTCGGCAGCGCAGCGGCCTATGCCCTTGTGATGCGGGGTGATGCCAGTGAGATCGTGCTGGTAGATCACAATGCACGGATGGCCGAAGCCCAGGCCCAAGACATTCTTCATGCAACACCATTTGCCCACGCCGCGCGCGTGCGGGCGGGAAGCTGGTCAGACTTGGCCGGGGCCGGTGTTGTCATCATTACTGCCGGCGTTACGCAGAAGCCAACTGAAACACGGCTGGAACTTCTGGAACGCAACACAGCCGTCTTTGCCGATATTATTCCGGCAATCCTGAATGTCGTCCCCGATCCGGTACTCTTGATTGCTACAAATCCGGTTGATGTCATGACCGAGGTGGCATGGCGCCTGTCCGGTCTTCCCCGTGACCGGGTCATTGGATCAGGTACGATTCTTGACAGCGCCCGTTTCCGTGCGCTTCTTGGGGAGCATCTGGGAATCTGCTCGCGCTCCATCCATGCATGGGTTCTGGGGGAGCACGGCGACTCCGAAGTTCTATGCTGGTCATCCGCATCGGCAGGCAGTGTGCCGCTGGCTGATGTCGCGCAACAGGTCGGACGTCCACTGAGCGAGGATGTCCGTCAACGCATTGATGGCGGCGTACGGCGGGCCGCATACCGGATCATTGAAGGCAAGGGAGCAACGTGGTTTGGCATCGGTGGCGGGCTTGCGCGTATTATCCAGGCTATCCGCGCTGACGAGGATGCCATCCTGACGGTATCCCGCGTCGAGGACAGCGTGGAAGGTATCGGACCCGTGGCTCTTTCCCTGCCCCGGCTTGTCGGCGCCAAGGGTATCGCCGGCACCCTGATGCCAAAACTGGATGACGTGGAACGGGCGGAATTGCGGAACTCGGCCGCAGTACTTGTCCAAGCTTCGGGACGCACACCCTGA